The nucleotide window AAATTGTTTGTTCAAATTGCAGTATATGCGCTGCTTTGATAATCATTCGGTTATCACATTTGAAGAGTTGAGTCAATCAGGTCAATCTGTGCCTATAAGGAGAAATCCAAATTGTCCAAGACATCCTACTGAAAGCTTCAAGTATTTTTGTAATACCTGTCAGGTAATGTGGTAGATCACCAGATCTATGAATAACATTTTCAAACTTTGCTTCCCCATTTTTGTTAGGTTGCCACATGCACCCAGTGCTTGAATACCTTTCATCTGGCTTTGGAGCATAGAACAGAGCGATTAACTGATGCTGAAGCACGTTGTCGGGCAGAACTTACGCAGTTTAGTGAAGAAATAAGCGTCCGCCAAAACACCTGTCGTATTAATGCCAATAAACTAGAAAAAATGCTAGGCGAGCTGCAGCACCAGCACGATGCCGCTAAGTCAACCATATCGGAAGTTCACGAGGCTTATGTTGCACTGTTAGAAACGAAGCGGGAACAGATGTTAAAAGAGCTCGAGGCCCTTCACAGTAAACAGGTAGGGTAATCATATTTGCTGTAGTTGGTGGTTTAAGACTGATCGAAACGTTTCGCTTTAACCATTTTTATCTTTGATATCCGATTGAATTTAAATCAGGAACTAAGCATAATGGAAGCTTGTCAACGAGTAGACCGCACACGTGATCGTATTCAGACGGCTCTGCGCTACACCAAAATGCTATTGGGCGAGGCTGAACCGGCCGGCCTGTTACATCTTTCCGCTAGTATTAAAGCCCAGATGCAGTTGCTGCATAATGCGGCGTCACGAAATGACGAAGTGGATGTGCTTTTAAAATTCGAATCAAATCTGTCGCGTTTCGAAGATGCTCTGAATGGCTCGTATGGCTACTTCGCCCAACATGGTAGCAGTGGTGTAAACAGTAGCGGTGTTCCATCTAAACCAGTGTCTTCTCTGGGCTTGCCGACACCTTCATCAACTCCACTGCCTCCTTCACCAACTCATTCATCTCCATTGGAAACGCAACCTCCTCCTTCAGGCAATCTTTCTAATATCGGCTACGGGATATCGTCTGGCATGTTGAAAAACGATCTCACTCACTCGGTTTTGCTCTCATCGATGGCGGACATGACTAACGCGCCACCTGACCTCTCGGCCGCCTTAAGCCTGTCATCGTTTGCCAATTCGATGTCTTCTTCGTCATCGTCTCCTTCGATGCGAGCCTTAGATCTCAACTCATTGGGATCAGTCGGTTCCATGACGTCCATACAAGAGTACAATCTTCAGCAGCTGGCCTCCCTAGCCGGCAAAGCCGAAAGCCAAAACCCGATTCATCAACACCACCATCTCCAGCAGCATCAGCGTCAACAAGCTGGGTTGCCCCCACCGCGTGGCACTCCGTCCCCACATCCCACTTCGCCCTTTACACTTGCCGATTTGCTAGCTGGTGACATGAACGTCACCAGCCATGCTTTCACGAATTTGCAAGCCTTGGCCAAGCTTGGCTCTCATAGtataactttttttcttttatcttttataTATGTAGATATAATTTTACGCATGctcgttttttatgttttaccCAATCTTTCATCAAatcaatgttttgtttttgagaaGGTTCACTAGGTTTGGATGCCTTAGGAGGAGCAAGTCATGGAGTCTCCCCACTGAGCAGTTCGGGTATGCAGAGCTTGGGCACTAATCTTGGGCTGTTGGTTAATGGCAGTGGATCGTCCGTAAGCCATAATGGTGGACTTGGCGGCCCGCCTTTGTCTCCTCATGATGCATCACTGCTAGCCTCTGCCCTCAGTGCTCCTCCGTTCATT belongs to Daphnia magna isolate NIES linkage group LG1, ASM2063170v1.1, whole genome shotgun sequence and includes:
- the LOC116930253 gene encoding brain tumor protein, whose protein sequence is MSGTDGEDDYKALQSFGDEGDDDLGLFGDLSSFEGLALEEDAAESGSLCPQCLEKYKNPRVLSCLHVLCENCLKDLLAVDNEDGCENVIYSGRSKPHKAFIVCPLCKQETAAGERGLSSLHLDPVYQKKTASDSCLSGLICTSCKANEEAVAKCMDCDNLLCPNCYSAHKYMRCFDNHSVITFEELSQSGQSVPIRRNPNCPRHPTESFKYFCNTCQVATCTQCLNTFHLALEHRTERLTDAEARCRAELTQFSEEISVRQNTCRINANKLEKMLGELQHQHDAAKSTISEVHEAYVALLETKREQMLKELEALHSKQELSIMEACQRVDRTRDRIQTALRYTKMLLGEAEPAGLLHLSASIKAQMQLLHNAASRNDEVDVLLKFESNLSRFEDALNGSYGYFAQHGSSGVNSSGVPSKPVSSLGLPTPSSTPLPPSPTHSSPLETQPPPSGNLSNIGYGISSGMLKNDLTHSVLLSSMADMTNAPPDLSAALSLSSFANSMSSSSSSPSMRALDLNSLGSVGSMTSIQEYNLQQLASLAGKAESQNPIHQHHHLQQHQRQQAGLPPPRGTPSPHPTSPFTLADLLAGDMNVTSHAFTNLQALAKLGSHSSLGLDALGGASHGVSPLSSSGMQSLGTNLGLLVNGSGSSVSHNGGLGGPPLSPHDASLLASALSAPPFIPSNSPRPSSAVSASSSASYTAGSSSGTLASNPKYIPMQTRVRFGQLGSAKGQFNSPHGFCLGIDEDIVVADTNNHRIQIFDKDGLFKHDFGNPGKEEGQLWYPRKVAVIRQTGKIVVCDRGNERSRMQIFSRTGQFIKRIVIRYIDIVAGLAINEQGHIVAVDSVSPTVFRITENGELIKWFDVSDRMREPSDLAIHGKEYYICDFKGHCVVVFNEEGDYVRRIGCESITNFPNGIDISDAGDVLIGDSHGNRFHVAVFSRSGSLLSEFECPHVKVSRCCGLKITSEGFVVTLAKNNHYVLVLNTLYIV